One window of the Salvia splendens isolate huo1 chromosome 1, SspV2, whole genome shotgun sequence genome contains the following:
- the LOC121790122 gene encoding uncharacterized protein LOC121790122 has translation MQRPLFMHIVGALESRYGYFRVREDAAGKLGHTPIQKCTAALRQLAYGGVADMFDEYLHIGESIACDCLKYFCQGVREIFEDKYLRKPTPEDFQALLDMHGAQHGFSGMLGSIDCMHWEWKN, from the coding sequence ATGCAACGACCACTGTTTATGCATATCGTTGGCGCTTTGGAGagtcgatacgggtatttcagggtaCGGGAGGATGCAGCGGGTAAACTCGGCCACAcaccgattcagaagtgcactgccgcactCAGGCAGTTGGCGTACGGAGGTGtggcggacatgttcgacgagtacctccacatcggcgagtcgATAGCCTGCgactgcctgaagtatttttgtcagggcgttagggagatattcgagGATaagtatcttcggaagcctacccccgaagattttCAGGCTctactggatatgcacggggCTCAGCACGGCTTCTCGGGGATgctgggcagcatagattgtatgcactgggaatggaagaactga